In Quercus robur chromosome 11, dhQueRobu3.1, whole genome shotgun sequence, the following proteins share a genomic window:
- the LOC126706094 gene encoding F-box/kelch-repeat protein At3g23880-like, translating into MSQAIRERVPNDVVADILGGLPVKSLIRFNCVSKSLNSIITDPTFISTHFKLNLNQPKSSISPNTHSGYYLLYKTSSSKELCTVFCNNDDYTLTQISRFEIPNVFDKFSEVVGFCNGIFCLASSDKDLHHISYLWNPSIGMFKKLLATRLTGEDFRIVVFGLAYDCQNNDFKVLRLVGFFGREAEAEIYRLRMGSWTKVVISMESLRGYEPNIGTIVDVMPPCVFCNGALHCTAFTRQGRFILSFDVSDERFREIMMPRNFRDGIIVMFEQVAVFKGSLAIIVFSHNFLNLGIPGGCLCHIWVMEEYGVADSWTRKFLVPLSDWVWEPLFYGCTDNGELLIKNDSGLVSIDPESRNQNILAIEDSSWVGFSANSMESLVLLDEVFISYKQIYCLSRE; encoded by the exons ATGTCTCAAGCTATTCGCGAGCGTGTTCCAAACGACGTCGTGGCAGACATCCTGGGTGGTCTACCAGTGAAATCCTTAATCCGATTCAACTGCGTTTCGAAATCTTTGAACTCCATTATCACTGACCCAACCTTCATTTCCACACACTTCAAGCTCAACCTAAACCAACCCAAATCATCAATATCCCCAAACACTCACTCTGGTTATTATCTGCTATATAAGACTTCATCTTCCAAAGAATTGTGTACGGTTTTTTGCAATAACGACGACTACACATTGACCCAGATTTCCAGGTTTGAAATCCCCAATGTTTTTGACAAGTTCAGCGAAGTTGTTGGTTTCTGTAATGGAATTTTCTGCCTAGCTAGTTCTGACAAAGATCTTCATCATATATCATATTTGTGGAACCCAAGCATTGGAATGTTTAAGAAGCTTCTAGCTACTCGCTTGACCGGCGAGGATTTTAGGATTGTTGTTTTTGGACTTGCATATGATTGTCAAAACAATGATTTCAAGGTTTTGAGGCTTGTGGGCTTTTTTGGAAGAGAAGCTGAGGCTGAGATTTACAGATTGAGGATGGGTTCCTGGACAAAGGTTGTAATATCGATGGAGTCGTTAAGAGGCTATGAACCCAACATTGGAACCATTGTTGATGTTATGCCACCCTGTGTATTTTGTAATGGAGCTTTGCACTGTACGGCATTTACTCGACAAGGTCGTTTCATTTTGTCCTTCGACGTTAGTGATGAGAGGTTCCGTGAGATAATGATGCCTCGTAATTTTCGTGATGGAATCATTGTAATGTTTGAACAAGTTGCGGTGTTCAAGGGATCGCTGGCTATTATTGTTTTCTCTCATAATTTTCTCAATCTGGGTATTCCGGGGGGTTGCTTATGCCACATTTGGGTTATGGAGGAATATGGTGTGGCCGATTCTTGGACTAGAAAATTTCTGGTGCCATTAAGTGATTGGGTTTGGGAACCTCTTTTTTATGGTTGCACTGACAATGGTGAACTTTTGATTAAGAATGACAGTGGGCTGGTTTCAATTGACCCCGAGAGTCGAAATCAGAACATTCTTGCAATTGAAGATTCCAGTTGGGTGGGGTTCTCGGCTAATTCAATGGAGAGCTTGGTTTTACTTGATGAGG TGTTCATTTCTTATAAGCAAATTTACTGCTTGAGCAGAGAATGA